One part of the Bacillus sp. FJAT-27916 genome encodes these proteins:
- the glyA gene encoding serine hydroxymethyltransferase has translation MSYLQEQDAQVFKAIQQELGRQRGKIELIASENFVSEAVMEAQGSVLTNKYAEGYPAKRYYGGCEYVDIVEDLARDRAKQIFGAEHANVQPHSGAQANMAVYFTILNPGDTVLGMNLSHGGHLTHGSPVNFSGVLYNFVEYGVDEKTHLINYEDVRQKALESKPKLIVAGASAYPREIDFKKFREIADEVGAYLMVDMAHIAGLVAAGLHPSPVPYADFVTTTTHKTLRGPRGGMILCREEFAKKIDKSIFPGIQGGPLMHVIAAKAVAFGETLQESFKDYAKKIIDNAKRLGESLEKEGLTLVSGGTDNHLLLIDVRSAGLTGKTAEKVLDDIGITVNKNTIPFDPESPFVTSGIRIGTAAVTSRGFGLEDMDEIGAIIGLALKHPEDEAKLKEAAERVAALSGKYELYPSL, from the coding sequence ATGAGCTATTTGCAAGAGCAGGATGCACAAGTATTTAAGGCAATCCAACAAGAACTAGGAAGACAAAGGGGAAAAATCGAACTAATCGCTTCTGAGAACTTTGTCAGTGAAGCTGTTATGGAAGCACAAGGCTCCGTACTGACAAATAAATATGCAGAAGGATATCCAGCAAAACGCTATTATGGCGGCTGTGAATATGTAGATATTGTCGAGGATTTGGCTCGCGACCGCGCGAAGCAAATCTTTGGGGCAGAGCATGCGAATGTCCAGCCTCACTCTGGTGCTCAAGCAAATATGGCCGTATATTTCACCATCTTGAATCCGGGAGATACCGTTCTTGGTATGAACCTATCACATGGCGGGCACTTAACGCATGGCAGCCCGGTCAACTTCAGCGGTGTTCTTTATAACTTCGTAGAGTATGGTGTGGATGAAAAGACTCATCTCATCAATTATGAAGATGTTCGCCAAAAGGCGCTCGAATCAAAGCCAAAATTGATTGTCGCAGGCGCAAGTGCGTACCCGCGTGAGATTGACTTCAAGAAATTCCGTGAGATTGCGGATGAAGTCGGCGCTTACTTAATGGTAGACATGGCACATATCGCCGGCCTTGTGGCTGCTGGTCTTCACCCAAGCCCGGTTCCATATGCAGACTTTGTTACTACAACGACTCACAAAACGTTGCGCGGACCGCGCGGAGGCATGATTCTCTGCCGTGAGGAGTTCGCGAAGAAAATTGATAAATCCATCTTTCCAGGCATCCAAGGCGGACCGCTTATGCATGTGATCGCCGCAAAGGCTGTAGCTTTTGGTGAAACGCTTCAAGAAAGCTTTAAGGACTATGCGAAGAAAATCATTGATAATGCAAAACGCCTAGGTGAAAGCTTGGAAAAAGAAGGCCTGACACTCGTATCAGGCGGCACAGATAACCACTTACTTTTAATCGACGTACGTTCAGCAGGACTGACAGGGAAAACAGCTGAGAAAGTCCTTGATGACATCGGCATCACTGTCAACAAGAACACGATCCCATTTGATCCAGAAAGCCCGTTTGTTACTAGCGGAATCCGTATTGGTACCGCTGCAGTGACAAGCCGCGGCTTTGGACTCGAGGATATGGATGAGATCGGCGCCATTATTGGCCTCGCGCTCAAGCATCCAGAAGACGAAGCGAAATTGAAGGAAGCGGCAGAACGTGTAGCTGCTTTATCTGGTAAATACGAATTGTATCCTTCTTTATAA
- a CDS encoding TIGR01440 family protein, which yields MGERHLEEIQSETARLLEELHSVFPLNENRLLVIGCSTSEVMGERIGTSGTLDAAGAIYQAIAEFAERTKVRVAFQGCEHINRALVVERETAIRYSLEEVTVVPVRHAGGAMATYAFNHFADPVVVENMKADAGIDIGDTMIGMHLKHVAVPVRTSVKVIGKAHVTSAMTRPKLIGGARACYERI from the coding sequence ATGGGTGAAAGGCATCTTGAAGAGATTCAATCAGAAACAGCTCGTCTTCTAGAAGAATTACACAGTGTATTCCCTTTAAACGAGAATCGTCTACTCGTAATTGGCTGCAGCACAAGTGAAGTGATGGGCGAGCGTATTGGCACATCTGGGACACTTGATGCGGCGGGAGCGATTTATCAGGCTATAGCCGAATTCGCAGAACGCACGAAGGTTCGCGTTGCTTTTCAAGGGTGTGAGCATATCAATCGCGCGCTTGTCGTCGAACGGGAGACAGCCATTCGCTACTCACTTGAGGAGGTGACCGTCGTTCCCGTTCGCCATGCGGGGGGAGCGATGGCGACCTATGCCTTCAATCATTTCGCAGATCCAGTTGTGGTCGAGAATATGAAAGCGGATGCCGGGATTGATATTGGCGACACGATGATTGGCATGCATTTGAAGCATGTCGCTGTTCCAGTCCGCACATCCGTGAAGGTAATCGGCAAGGCACATGTCACAAGCGCGATGACGAGACCGAAGCTGATTGGGGGCGCCCGCGCGTGCTATGAGCGTATTTAG
- the upp gene encoding uracil phosphoribosyltransferase — translation MGKVYVFDHPLIQHKLTYIRDKNTGTKEFRELVDEVATLMAFEITRDLPLEEVEIETPVSKATSKIIAGKKVALVPILRAGLGMVDGMLKIIPAAKVGHVGLYRDPETLKPVEYYVKLPADVEEREFIVVDPMLATGGSAVDAISAIKKRGAKNIKFMCLVAAPEGVKAVEEAHPDVDIFIAALDEKLNDHGYIVPGLGDAGDRLFGTK, via the coding sequence ATGGGAAAAGTATACGTTTTTGACCATCCATTAATTCAACACAAGCTTACGTACATACGTGACAAGAATACGGGTACTAAAGAATTCAGAGAGTTGGTTGATGAGGTTGCAACACTTATGGCCTTTGAAATCACGCGTGATCTCCCGCTTGAAGAAGTAGAAATTGAAACTCCTGTCAGCAAAGCAACATCCAAAATTATCGCCGGTAAAAAAGTAGCTCTTGTGCCAATCCTGCGCGCAGGTCTCGGCATGGTGGACGGAATGCTTAAAATCATTCCAGCTGCAAAGGTTGGACATGTTGGTCTATACAGAGACCCAGAAACTTTGAAGCCAGTGGAATACTATGTTAAGCTCCCAGCAGACGTTGAAGAAAGAGAATTCATCGTTGTTGACCCAATGCTTGCAACAGGCGGTTCAGCAGTAGATGCCATCAGTGCCATCAAAAAACGCGGTGCGAAAAACATTAAATTCATGTGCCTAGTCGCAGCTCCAGAAGGCGTAAAAGCTGTTGAAGAAGCACACCCAGATGTGGACATCTTCATCGCAGCCCTTGACGAAAAGCTCAACGACCATGGCTACATCGTACCAGGTCTTGGCGACGCTGGTGACAGATTGTTCGGTACAAAATAA